GACTCTCTCTTCTTTTCTCAACTTCTTCGTTCCAATTCATGTATGATCCTCCTTCTATATTATTCATTATTCTATTATCATACTAACACGTGCCTTTATGAAAAAGTATGTTGAGTGTTAAAAAGCAAATCTGTTTGTTAGTTTTTATCTTTTTGTCACAAAATATAAATGGATTGTTAGGAACAATGTGAAGAAAACTATTGCAATATAAATTAAAAACGAATATTATTATAAATGTTTTGAAAAAACGTTCGTAAAAAATCGGAGGTACATATGTTTAAGTTATCAGAAAACAGAACAAATGCCCGAACCGAAATTTTAGCTGGAATCACAACGTTTTTAACTATGGTATATATCGTTGTCGTGAATCCAATTATTTTGGCAGATGCAGGAGTTCCATTCGACCAAGTCTTTACAGCAACAATCATTGCGACAATAATAGGTACACTTTGGATGGCCCTATCAGCAAATTATCCAATTGCAATTGCACCGGGGATGGGATTAAATGCATACTTTGCCTATTCCGTTGTTGGAGCAAATGAAAATATTTCATATACAACAGCCTTCTCTGCTGTTTTTATTGCCGGAATACTTTTTGTCATCCTTTCGCTAACTCCGTTTCGAAAGAAATTAATTGAAGCAATACCGAGCAATTTAAAGCATGGAATCACAGCTGGTATTGGTCTTTTCATTGCGTTTATCGGTCTTCGTTTAACTGGAATTGTCACAGCAGATCCAAACAATTTAGTGGCATTAGGTGATCTTCACTCTCCATCTGTTGTGTTAGCATTAATTGGCTTGGCTATAACATTAATATTAATGAGCCTAAATGTTCATGGTGCGCTATTCGTTGGTATGGTTATCACCGGGTTTATTGCCTTTTTCACAGGTCAATTATCATTTGATCAAGGATTTATGTCATTCCCAAGCTTGCCTGAAGGATTGATTATTACAAATCCATTTTCAGCTTTAACAGATGTCATATCACATGGCTTATATGCCGTTGTATTTTCTTTCTTACTTGTAACCATTTTTGATACAACAGGAACAATGATTGGTGTGGCCCAACAGGCAGGGCTTATGAAGGGCAATGAATTACCGAGAGCTCGTACGGCGCTTCTAGCAGATTCAGCTGCTACAACAATTGGTGCAATGTTTGGAACAAGTCCAACTAGTGCTTACATTGAATCTTCTGCAGGTGTTGCAGCAGGGGGAAGAACAGGCTTAACAACGTTAACTGTTTCAGCCCTATTCGGTCTTACGTTATTTTTCAGTCCTTTAATTGGAGCAGTTTCAGGGATCTCAGCAATTACTGCACCAGCATTAATTATTGTCGGGAGCTTAATGATGGGGGCTATTGCAGAAATCAATTGGAAAGAGCTTGACGAAGCGTTCCCGGCCTTTTTAGTTGTTTTAAGCATGCCACTAACATCAAGTATTGCTACTGGAATTGCACTTGGCTTCATTTCATATCCATTAATGAAAATTGCAAAAGGGAAATGGAAAGAAGTTCACATTTTTGTTTATATTTTTGCCGTTCTCTTTTTCATTCAACTAGCCTTTATTGGAGGGCACTAAAAAAAGCGAAATGAATCCTATTGATTCATTTCGCTTTTTTATTAGAAAATTATAGTTATTGTCTCGTTAAAATAATTGGACCGTCTTTTGTTATCGCAATTGTGTGTTCATATTGTGCTGATAAACTTCCGTCTATTGTTCTTGCTGTCCATTTGTTATCGTCCATTTTCGACTCCCATGCCCCGATATTCACCATCGGTTCAATGGTGATAACCATACCTTCTTTAAGGCGTTGACCTTTATTAGGCTCACCATAATGAAGGACTGTTGGTGGTTCATGAATGGTTCTTCCAATTCCATGACCTGTAAAATCTCTAACAACTGAATACCCTTCACCTTCAACATAAGATTGAATAGCGTGACCAATATCTCCTAGTCTGTTTCCAATAACAGACTGTTCAATTGCCTTGTTTAAGGCTTCCTCCGTAACATGTAATAGATTAGCCGCTTGTGGTGAAACATCTCCTACAGCATACGACCAGGCTGAGTCAGCAAGTGCGCCATTCAAATTTACAACCATATCAATTGTGACGATATCACCATTTTGTAATGGGGTGTTTCTCGGGAAACCATGGCAAATTTCATCATTTATTGATGCACATGTTGCAAATTCATAGCCTTTGTAACCTTTTTGTTCAGGGGTTGCACCATGTTGTTTTAGATACTGTTCTACAAATGCATCAATTTCAAGTGTTGTGATCCCTGGCTTGATTCTTTTCGCAATTTCTTTATGACAATTTGCCAGCAATTGACCTGCTTTATGCATGAGTTCAATTTCTCGTTTACTTTTTAAAATAATCACCTTGATACCTCCGATTAGTCCGTTGCCTACGTATGTATAATATGTAATAGCTATTTGTATGCTGCTTGCTTAAAAAATGTAAGCTTTTTTTCTATATATAGCCTAGCACGAATTAAGAAAAAGTTCTAACTGATTGAGCTCTTTTAAAGCAAGATAGTAAACACTGTTGACAAACTAGCTACTAAGATTACGATGCAAACACCTGGGTAAACGAATCGGTTTTCACATTTTTTCTGAGCTATAAACATATAATTCTTTTCTCCATAGTCAACTGACAGATATGGGTTCTGTTTAACGATTTCTTTAAACATCAGTACAATCCATTCTCTAAAGAAAAAGTAAAAGACGATTGTTACTAACCATTTTATCCATATAGGTGTAGTGAATATGATAAATGATGTAACAGATATAACCTGAAAATATTGCAGTAGATTCCCTTTATCACGAAGAAATGATTTCATAAACAGCTCTGTTACCCCATTTTCAGGTGATCTTTTCTGAAAAATTCTTGCGGAATTCCTCCATAATATCCAAGACCTTTTCTTTTGCTTTTTTACTTGTGGCATTGTGACTTCTGGATTCACAGTAAACATAAACTTTATATATTTTACTTTATTTTTTTGTTCTTTTTCAACATCATCATAGAATGTTTTTATTTGAGATTGATATTCCTTCACTTGCCATAATGATAAGCAGAAAAAAATGAGAGCAATCCCTATAATTAACGGATGAATAGGCTTAAAGATAATAGCAAAACACAAAATCAAAATGAAACA
This genomic stretch from Metabacillus sp. B2-18 harbors:
- a CDS encoding ABC transporter permease, whose protein sequence is MRGSTIWWRRLKQDWLYQFKVIRTVFDWTIIVYLLIPFLAFLGITYYSWWNSLPGWLEGVPYEVLFLFCFLLCWQGTIRTFMEEADQLTLLQLSKIMTEIRYIGVIYSWILLLLKWLLLFVWLYPLLNHYDDLTFYQLLVTSLFFFSLNLLLTTYKQVVYKFGFWKKLIIELVVTCFILILCFAIIFKPIHPLIIGIALIFFCLSLWQVKEYQSQIKTFYDDVEKEQKNKVKYIKFMFTVNPEVTMPQVKKQKKRSWILWRNSARIFQKRSPENGVTELFMKSFLRDKGNLLQYFQVISVTSFIIFTTPIWIKWLVTIVFYFFFREWIVLMFKEIVKQNPYLSVDYGEKNYMFIAQKKCENRFVYPGVCIVILVASLSTVFTILL
- the map gene encoding type I methionyl aminopeptidase yields the protein MIILKSKREIELMHKAGQLLANCHKEIAKRIKPGITTLEIDAFVEQYLKQHGATPEQKGYKGYEFATCASINDEICHGFPRNTPLQNGDIVTIDMVVNLNGALADSAWSYAVGDVSPQAANLLHVTEEALNKAIEQSVIGNRLGDIGHAIQSYVEGEGYSVVRDFTGHGIGRTIHEPPTVLHYGEPNKGQRLKEGMVITIEPMVNIGAWESKMDDNKWTARTIDGSLSAQYEHTIAITKDGPIILTRQ
- a CDS encoding NCS2 family permease, which encodes MFKLSENRTNARTEILAGITTFLTMVYIVVVNPIILADAGVPFDQVFTATIIATIIGTLWMALSANYPIAIAPGMGLNAYFAYSVVGANENISYTTAFSAVFIAGILFVILSLTPFRKKLIEAIPSNLKHGITAGIGLFIAFIGLRLTGIVTADPNNLVALGDLHSPSVVLALIGLAITLILMSLNVHGALFVGMVITGFIAFFTGQLSFDQGFMSFPSLPEGLIITNPFSALTDVISHGLYAVVFSFLLVTIFDTTGTMIGVAQQAGLMKGNELPRARTALLADSAATTIGAMFGTSPTSAYIESSAGVAAGGRTGLTTLTVSALFGLTLFFSPLIGAVSGISAITAPALIIVGSLMMGAIAEINWKELDEAFPAFLVVLSMPLTSSIATGIALGFISYPLMKIAKGKWKEVHIFVYIFAVLFFIQLAFIGGH